One window of the Ammospiza nelsoni isolate bAmmNel1 chromosome 2, bAmmNel1.pri, whole genome shotgun sequence genome contains the following:
- the KCNRG gene encoding potassium channel regulatory protein, which translates to MSSREVVVLSVGGVRFITRASTLQRFPESRLARMVSDDDQEFKLVNGEFFVDRDGALFSYIMDFLRTLQVSLPTDFSDYQRLQREAEFYGLYLLANLLSQEHLLKPRLEILEVRFSLQEMQAFFRIFGSCSTTIEALAEQITVFTGQQSGQGWNSPFPSQKPLVPLPLERPSHHDMVFLCGTEYSAGDQFVARYVSIKPDKRKLINGTNVLGLLLDTLLKDGFRLISTRTVPSEEKAECYTFERTKRAAGLAIMVNQTPGSSGVAQARRSQVQKGK; encoded by the exons ATGAGTAGTCGAGAGGTGGTCGTTCTGAGTGTGGGAGGTGTGAGGTTTATAACCCGGGCTTCCACCTTGCAGCGGTTCCCTGAGTCCAGGCTGGCACGCATGGTGAGTGACGATGACCAGGAATTTAAACTGGTGAATGGAGAGTTTTTTGTGGACAGAGATGGAGCTTTGTTTAGTTACATCATGGACTTCTTGAGGACTCTCCAGGTTTCCTTACCAACTGATTTCTCAGACTAtcagaggctgcagagagaagcagaattCTATGGACTCTACCTCCTGGCCAACCTCCTGAGCCAAGAACATTTGCTGAAACCGAGGCTGGAGATCTTGGAAGTGCGTTTTTCTCTCCAAGAAATGCAGGCCTTTTTCCGGATCTTTGGTTCCTGCAGTACCACCATTGAGGCACTAGCTGAGCAGATCACTGTGTTTACAGGACAGCAgtcaggacagggctggaacagcccttttccttcccagaaaCCACTTGTTCCACTTCCTTTGGAAAGACCCTCTCATCATGATATGGTTTTTCTGTGTGGGACTGAGTATTCTGCTGGTGACCAGTTCGTGGCCAG GTATGTTTCCATAAAGCCTGATAAGAGAAAGCTGATTAATGGTACTAACGTGCTAGGCCTGCTGCTTGACACTTTGCTCAAAGATGGATTTCGCCTCATAAGCACCAGGACAGTCCCCAGTGAAGAGAAGGCTGAATGCTACACTTTTGAAAGGACGAAGAGGGCAGCAGGCCTTGCCATCATGGTGAACCAAaccccagggagctctggggtAGCACAGGCAAGGAGAAGCCAAGTACAGAAAGGGAAATAA
- the TRIM13 gene encoding E3 ubiquitin-protein ligase TRIM13 isoform X2: MMELLEEDLTCPICCSLFDDPRVLPCSHNFCRKCLEGILEGNVRNVLWRPSPFKCPTCRKETPVTGVNSLQVNYSLKGIVEKYNKIKVTPKMPVCKVHSGQPLNIFCRTDMQLICGVCATRGDHTKHVFCSIEEAYSQEKRAFETLFQGFETWRCGDALSRLDTLETSKRKALQMLTKDSDKVKEFFEKLQHTLEQKRNEILSDFETMKLAVMQAYDPEINKLNTILQEQRMAFNIAEAFKDVSEPIIFLQQMQEFREKIKVLKETPLPCSTVDISPTMKSFDTSQWNGIKLVDVDKLSLPQESNTFKFKIPSVFSRRFIVNSLIFLLILAVTRMSFVESVIDNLQCWKSQFLTICLSYLADTVEIADHAVFYWEQMTDGASLLREKCKNYTLVVLDNVAQFVCKYKLL, translated from the coding sequence ATGATGGAGCTCTTAGAGGAAGATCTGACCTGTCCCATTTGCTGTAGCCTGTTTGACGATCCTCGTGTCCTGCCCTGTTCACACAATTTCTGCAGAAAGTGTCTGGAAGGAATTCTTGAGGGAAATGTGCGGAATGTGCTTTGGAGGCCATCCCCTTTCAAGTGCCCCACATGCAGAAAGGAGACTCCTGTCACTGGAGTCAACAGCTTGCAGGTCAACTATTCCCTGAAAGGCATCGTGGAGAAGTACAACAAAATCAAAGTAACTCCAAAAATGCCTGTGTGCAAAGTGCACAGCGGGCAGCCCCTTAACATTTTTTGCAGGACAGACATGCAGCTGATCTGTGGGGTTTGTGCCACCCGTGGTGACCACACAAAGCACGTTTTCTGTTCCATTGAAGAAGCTTATTCCCAGGAGAAGCGGGCTTTTGAAACCTTGTTCCAGGGCTTTGAAACTTGGCGTTGTGGAGATGCCCTCTCACGGCTGGATACCTTAGAGACCAGCAAGAGGAAAGCTCTGCAGATGCTGACGAAAGATTCTGACAAAGTGAAGGAGTTCTTTGAGAAGCTGCAGCACACGCTGGAGCAGAAGAGAAATGAGATTCTGTCTGACTTTGAGACCATGAAGCTTGCGGTGATGCAGGCCTACGATCCGGAAATCAATAAACTGAACACCATTCTGCAAGAGCAGCGGATGGCTTTTAACATTGCAGAGGCCTTCAAAGATGTGTCCGAGCCCATTATATTTCTGCAGCAGATGCAGGAGTTCAGGGAAAAAATCAAGGTGCTCAAAGAAACCCCTTTACCTTGTTCCACTGTGGACATCAGTCCCACAATGAAGAGCTTTGATACCAGCCAGTGGAATGGAATAAAGCTTGTTGATGTGGACAAACTTTCCTTGCCTCAGGAAAGCAACACTTTCAAATTCAAGATTCCCTCGGTCTTTTCACGCAGATTTATAGTGAACTCTCTTATTTTCTTGCTCATTCTTGCTGTCACCAGAATGTCCTTTGTGGAGTCGGTCATTGACAATCTCCAGTGCTGGAAATCTCAGTTCCTTACAATTTGCTTGTCCTATTTGGCAGATACCGTGGAGATAGCAGATCATGCAGTCTTTTACTGGGAACAGATGACAGATGGAGCTTCACTCTTAAGAGAAAAGTGTAAAAACTATACGTTGGTTGTACTGGATAACGTCGCACAGTTTGTGTGCAAATATAAACTGTTGTGA
- the TRIM13 gene encoding E3 ubiquitin-protein ligase TRIM13 isoform X1 has product MDMMELLEEDLTCPICCSLFDDPRVLPCSHNFCRKCLEGILEGNVRNVLWRPSPFKCPTCRKETPVTGVNSLQVNYSLKGIVEKYNKIKVTPKMPVCKVHSGQPLNIFCRTDMQLICGVCATRGDHTKHVFCSIEEAYSQEKRAFETLFQGFETWRCGDALSRLDTLETSKRKALQMLTKDSDKVKEFFEKLQHTLEQKRNEILSDFETMKLAVMQAYDPEINKLNTILQEQRMAFNIAEAFKDVSEPIIFLQQMQEFREKIKVLKETPLPCSTVDISPTMKSFDTSQWNGIKLVDVDKLSLPQESNTFKFKIPSVFSRRFIVNSLIFLLILAVTRMSFVESVIDNLQCWKSQFLTICLSYLADTVEIADHAVFYWEQMTDGASLLREKCKNYTLVVLDNVAQFVCKYKLL; this is encoded by the exons ATG GACATGATGGAGCTCTTAGAGGAAGATCTGACCTGTCCCATTTGCTGTAGCCTGTTTGACGATCCTCGTGTCCTGCCCTGTTCACACAATTTCTGCAGAAAGTGTCTGGAAGGAATTCTTGAGGGAAATGTGCGGAATGTGCTTTGGAGGCCATCCCCTTTCAAGTGCCCCACATGCAGAAAGGAGACTCCTGTCACTGGAGTCAACAGCTTGCAGGTCAACTATTCCCTGAAAGGCATCGTGGAGAAGTACAACAAAATCAAAGTAACTCCAAAAATGCCTGTGTGCAAAGTGCACAGCGGGCAGCCCCTTAACATTTTTTGCAGGACAGACATGCAGCTGATCTGTGGGGTTTGTGCCACCCGTGGTGACCACACAAAGCACGTTTTCTGTTCCATTGAAGAAGCTTATTCCCAGGAGAAGCGGGCTTTTGAAACCTTGTTCCAGGGCTTTGAAACTTGGCGTTGTGGAGATGCCCTCTCACGGCTGGATACCTTAGAGACCAGCAAGAGGAAAGCTCTGCAGATGCTGACGAAAGATTCTGACAAAGTGAAGGAGTTCTTTGAGAAGCTGCAGCACACGCTGGAGCAGAAGAGAAATGAGATTCTGTCTGACTTTGAGACCATGAAGCTTGCGGTGATGCAGGCCTACGATCCGGAAATCAATAAACTGAACACCATTCTGCAAGAGCAGCGGATGGCTTTTAACATTGCAGAGGCCTTCAAAGATGTGTCCGAGCCCATTATATTTCTGCAGCAGATGCAGGAGTTCAGGGAAAAAATCAAGGTGCTCAAAGAAACCCCTTTACCTTGTTCCACTGTGGACATCAGTCCCACAATGAAGAGCTTTGATACCAGCCAGTGGAATGGAATAAAGCTTGTTGATGTGGACAAACTTTCCTTGCCTCAGGAAAGCAACACTTTCAAATTCAAGATTCCCTCGGTCTTTTCACGCAGATTTATAGTGAACTCTCTTATTTTCTTGCTCATTCTTGCTGTCACCAGAATGTCCTTTGTGGAGTCGGTCATTGACAATCTCCAGTGCTGGAAATCTCAGTTCCTTACAATTTGCTTGTCCTATTTGGCAGATACCGTGGAGATAGCAGATCATGCAGTCTTTTACTGGGAACAGATGACAGATGGAGCTTCACTCTTAAGAGAAAAGTGTAAAAACTATACGTTGGTTGTACTGGATAACGTCGCACAGTTTGTGTGCAAATATAAACTGTTGTGA
- the SPRYD7 gene encoding SPRY domain-containing protein 7: protein MAASVFCCFSWCRDGGAGHIPLKEMPAVHLDTQRMGTDVVIVKNGRRICGTGGCLANAPLHQNKSYFEFKIQSTGIWGIGVATQKANLNQIPLGRDVHSLVIRNDGALYYNNEEKNRLPANSLPQEGDVVGITYDHVELNVYLNGKNMHCPASGIRGTVYPVVYVDDSAILDCQFSEFYHTPPPGFEKILFEQQIF, encoded by the exons ATGGCCGCCTCCgtgttctgctgcttctcctggtgCCGGGATGGCGGCGCCGGGCACATTCCGCTCAAGGAGATGCCGGCCGTGCACCTGGACACGCAGCGCATGG GAACGGATGTTGTCATTGTTAAAAATGGCAGAAGAATATGTGGCACGGGAGGATGCTTAGCAAATGCACCTTTGCATCAGAACAAGAGTTATTTTGAGTTTAAAATCCAGTCCACAG GGATTTGGGGTATAGGAGTTGCAACCCAGAAAGCAAACTTGAATCAAATACCACTTGGTCGAGATGTCCACAGTCTGGTGATAAGAAATGATGGAGCTCTCTACTATAACAATGAGGAGAAAAATAGGCTACCAGCAAACAGCCTTCCTCAGGAGGGTGATGTGGTG GGCATTACATATGACCATGTAGAattaaatgtatatttaaatgGCAAGAACATGCATTGCCCAGCTTCAGGAATCAGGGGGACTGTATATCCAGTGGTCTATG TTGATGACAGTGCCATTCTGGATTGTCAGTTCAGTGAATTTTATCATACACCTCCACCTGGGTTTGAAAAGATCCTCTTTGAGCAACAAATCTTCTGA